Proteins encoded in a region of the Procambarus clarkii isolate CNS0578487 chromosome 42, FALCON_Pclarkii_2.0, whole genome shotgun sequence genome:
- the LOC123770367 gene encoding uncharacterized protein slr1819-like — translation MGIVGGDIIGVDSVGGDSVGGDIIGGDSVGGDSVGGDSVGGDSVGGDIIGGDIVGVDIIGVDIVGVDIVRVDIVRVDIVRVDIVRVDIVGVDTVGVGIVGVDIVGVDIVRVDIVRVDIVRVDIVGVGIVGVDIVGVDIVRVDIVGVDIVGVDIVDVDIVRVDIVGVGIVGVDIVGVDIVGVDTVGVDIVGRDIVGVDIVGVDIAGVDIVRVDIVGVDIVRVDIVGVDIVRVDIVGVGIVGVDIVGVGIVGVGIVRVDTVGVDIAGVDIVGRDIVGVDIVGVGVVGVGIVGVDIVGVGIVGVDIVGVDIVGVGIVGVDIVGVGIVGRDIVGVDIVGVDIAGVDIVGVGIVRVDTVGVDIAGVDIVGRDIVGVDIVGRDIVRVC, via the coding sequence ATGGGTATTGTTGGAGGGGACATTATTGGAGTGGACAGTGTTGGAGGGGACAGTGTTGGAGGGGACATTATTGGAGGGGACAGTGTTGGAGGGGACAGTGTTGGAGGGGACAGTGTTGGAGGGGACAGTGTTGGAGGGGACATTATTGGAGGGGACATTGTTGGAGTGGACATTATTGGAGTGGACATTGTTGGAGTGGACATTGTTAGAGTGGACATTGTTAGAGTGGACATTGTTAGAGTGGACATTGTTAGAGTGGACATTGTTGGAGTGGACACTGTTGGAGTGGGCATTGTTGGAGTGGACATTGTTGGAGTGGACATTGTTAGAGTGGACATTGTTAGAGTGGACATTGTTAGAGTGGACATTGTTGGAGTGGGCATTGTTGGAGTGGACATTGTTGGAGTGGACATTGTTAGAGTGGACATTGTTGGAGTGGACATTGTTGGAGTGGACATTGTTGATGTGGACATTGTTAGAGTGGACATTGTTGGAGTGGGCATTGTTGGAGTGGACATTGTTGGAGTGGACATTGTTGGAGTGGACACTGTTGGAGTGGACATTGTTGGAAGGGACATTGTTGGAGTGGACATTGTTGGAGTGGACATTGCAGGAGTGGACATTGTTAGAGTGGACATTGTTGGTGTGGACATTGTTAGAGTGGACATTGTTGGAGTGGACATTGTTAGAGTGGACATTGTTGGAGTGGGCATTGTTGGAGTGGACATTGTTGGAGTGGGCATTGTTGGAGTGGGCATTGTTAGAGTGGACACTGTTGGAGTGGACATTGCAGGAGTGGACATTGTTGGAAGGGACATTGTTGGAGTGGACATTGTTGGAGTGGGCGTTGTTGGAGTGGGCATTGTTGGAGTGGACATTGTTGGAGTGGGCATTGTTGGAGTGGACATTGTTGGAGTGGACATTGTTGGAGTGGGCATTGTTGGAGTGGACATTGTTGGAGTGGGCATTGTTGGAAGGGACATTGTTGGAGTGGACATTGTTGGAGTGGACATTGCAGGAGTGGACATTGTTGGAGTGGGCATTGTTAGAGTGGACACTGTTGGAGTGGACATTGCAGGAGTGGACATTGTTGGAAGGGACATTGTTGGAGTGGACATTGTTGGAAGGGACATTGTTAGAGTCTGTTAA
- the LOC138373428 gene encoding hepatitis A virus cellular receptor 1-like, translated as MCPGSTENVSWKYRGCVLEVPRMCPGSTEDVSWKYRECVLEVLRMCPGSTENVSWKYRGCVLEVLRMCPGSTEDVPWKYDTKEETNGSVTLAPTVTLAPTVTLATTVTLAPTVTLAPTVTLAPTVTLAPTVTLATTVTLAPTVTLAPTVTLAPTVTLAPTVTLAPTVTLAPTVTLAPTVTLATTVTLATTVTLAPTVTLAPTVTLATTVTLAPTVTLAPTVTLATTVTLAPTVTLAPTVTLAPTVTLAPTVTLATTVTLAPTVTLATTVTLATTITLAPTVTLATTVTLAPTVTLATTVTLAPTVTLATTVTLASTVTLATTVTLAPTVTLAPTVTLAPTVTLAPTVTLATTVTLAPTVTLAPTVTLATTVTLAPTVTLAPTVTVYCMYSIPRGR; from the exons ATGTGTCCTGGAAGTACCGAGAATGTGTCCTGGAAGTACCGAGGATGTGTCCTGGAAGTACCGAGAATGTGTCCTGGAAGTACCGAGGATGTGTCCTGGAAGTACCGAGAATGTGTCCTGGAAGTACTGAGGATGTGTCCTGGAAGTACCGAGAATGTGTCCTGGAAGTACCGAGGATGTGTCCTGGAAGTACTGAGGATGTGTCCTGGAAGTACCGAGGATGTGCCCTGGAAGTATGACACAAAGGAAG aaacTAATGGTTCTGTCACTCTGGCCCCCACCGTCACTCTGGCCCCCACCGTCACTCTGGCCACCACCGTCACTCTGGCCCCCACCGTCACTCTGGCCCCCACCGTCACTCTGGCCCCCACCGTCACTCTGGCCCCCACCGTCACTCTGGCCACCACCGTCACTCTGGCCCCCACCGTCACTCTGGCCCCCACCGTCACTCTGGCCCCCACCGTCACTCTGGCCCCCACCGTCACTCTGGCCCCCACCGTCACTCTGGCCCCCACCGTCACTCTGGCCCCCACCGTCACTCTGGCCACCACCGTCACTCTGGCCACCACCGTCACTCTGGCCCCCACTGTCACTCTGGCCCCCACCGTCACTCTGGCCACCACCGTCACTCTGGCCCCCACCGTCACTCTGGCCCCCACCGTCACTCTGGCCACCACCGTCACTCTGGCCCCCACCGTCACTCTGGCCCCCACCGTCACTCTGGCCCCCACCGTCACTCTGGCCCCCACCGTCACTCTGGCCACCACCGTCACTCTGGCCCCCACCGTCACTCTGGCCACCACCGTCACTctggccaccaccatcactctggCCCCCACCGTCACTCTGGCCACCACCGTCACTCTGGCCCCCACCGTCACTCTGGCCACCACCGTCACTCTGGCCCCCACCGTCACTCTGGCCACCACCGTCACTCTGGCCTCCACCGTCACTCTGGCCACCACCGTCACTCTGGCCCCCACCGTCACTCTGGCCCCCACCGTCACTCTGGCCCCCACCGTCACTCTGGCCCCCACCGTCACTCTGGCCACCACCGTCACTCTGGCCCCCACCGTCACTCTGGCCCCCACCGTCACTCTGGCCACCACCGTCACTCTGGCCCCCACCGTCACTCTGGCCCCCACcgtcactgtgtactgtatgtacagtatacCCCGAGGCAGGTGA
- the LOC138373427 gene encoding micronuclear linker histone polyprotein-like encodes MRHPLAGPGNCRPRLLRSVPTNSDTDEEYNTAGNKAKEEHVREARYASPTPPSTAVTAQEHHSPSILMPIEECQAKSSTTSLAQQVWHDTSGTTSLARHVWHDKSGTTSQARQVRHNKSGTTSQARQVRHNKSGTTSQARQVWHNKSGTTSQARQVWHNKSGTTSQARHVWHDKSGTTSQARQVRHNKSSTTSQAQQVRHDKSGTTSLGRQIKHDKSGTTSQAGQVRHDKSGTTSQARQVRHDKSSTTSQARQVKHDKSSTTSQAQQVKHDKSSTTSQAQQIKHDKSSTTSQAQQVMHDKLGTTSQARQVRHDKSGTTSLARQVRHDKSGTTSQARQVRHDKSGTTSQARQVRHDKSGTTSQAQQVKHNKSGTTSQARQVRHDKSGTTSQAQQVKHDKSGTTSQARQVRHDKSGTTSQAQQVKHNKSGTTSQARQVRHDKSGTTSQARQVRYNKSGTTSQARQVRHDKPGTTSQAQQVRHDKSGTTSQARQVRHDKSGTTSQARQVWHDKSGTTSQARQVRHDKSGTTSQARQVKHNKSSTTSQAQKVRHNKTRQ; translated from the exons ATGCGACATCCACTTGCTGGACCCGGGAACTGTCGGCCCAGATTACTACGCTCTGTACCCACAAACAGCGACACTGACGAGGAGTACAACACAGCCGGCAACAAAGCCAAAGAAGAACATGTTAGAGAAGCGCGGTacgcctcacccactcccccaagcACGGCCGTCAccgctcaagaacatcactcaccATCCATACTGATGCCAATCGAAGAATGTCAAGCTAAG TCAAGCACGACAAGTCTGGCACAACAAGTCTGGCACGACACGTCTGGCACGACAAGTCTGGCACGACACGTCTGGCACGACAAGTCTGGCACAACAAGTCAAGCGCGACAAGTCAGGCACAACAAGTCAGGCACGACAAGTCAGGCACGACAAGTCAGGCACAACAAGTCTGGCACGACAAGTCAGGCACGACAAGTCTGGCACAACAAGTCTGGCACGACAAGTCAGGCACGACAAGTCTGGCACAACAAGTCAGGCACGACAAGTCAGGCACGACACGTCTGGCACGACAAGTCAGGCACAACAAGTCAAGCACGACAAGTCAGGCACAACAAGTCAAGCACGACAAGTCAGGCACAACAAGTCAGGCACGACAAGTCAGGCACGACAAGTCTGGGACGACAAATCAAGCACGACAAGTCAGGCACGACAAGTCAAGCAGGACAAGTTAGGCACGACAAGTCAGGCACGACAAGTCAAGCACGACAAGTGAGGCACGACAAGTCAAGCACGACAAGTCAAGCACGACAAGTCAAGCACGACAAGTCAAGCACGACAAGTCAAGCACAACAAGTCAAGCACGACAAGTCAAGCACGACAAGTCAAGCACAACAAATCAAGCACGACAAGTCAAGCACGACAAGTCAAGCACAACAAGTCATGCACGACAAGTTAGGCACGACAAGTCAGGCACGACAAGTCAGGCACGACAAGTCAGGCACGACAAGTCTGGCACGACAAGTCAGGCACGACAAGTCAGGCACGACAAGTCAGGCACGACAAGTCAGGCACGACAAGTCAGGCACGACAAGTCAGGCACGACAAGTCAGGCACGACAAGTCAGGCACGACAAGTCAAGCACAACAAGTCAAGCACAACAAGTCAGGCACGACAAGTCAGGCACGACAAGTCAGGCACGACAAGTCAGGCACGACAAGTCAGGCACAACAAGTCAAGCACGACAAGTCAGGCACAACAAGTCAGGCACGACAAGTCAGGCACGACAAGTCAGGCACGACAAGTCAAGCACAACAAGTCAAGCACAACAAGTCAGGCACGACAAGTCAGGCACGACAAGTCAGGCACGACAAGTCAGGCACGACAAGTCAAGCACGACAAGTCAGGTACAACAAGTCAGGCACGACAAGTCAGGCACGACAAGTCAGGCACGACAAGCCAGGCACGACAAGTCAGGCACAACAAGTCAGGCACGACAAGTCAGGCACGACAAGTCAGGCACGACAAGTCAGGCACGACAAGTCAGGCACGACAAGTCAGGCACGACAAGTCTGGCACGACAAGTCTGGCACGACAAGTCAGGCACGACAAGTCAGGCACGACAAGTCAGGCACGACAAGTCAGGCACGACAAGTCAAGCACAACAAGTCAAGCACAACAAGTCAGGCACAAAAAGTCAGGCACAACAAGacaaggcagtaa
- the LOC138373426 gene encoding autotransporter adhesin BpaC-like, which translates to MRSRPPAPAATNTSPGRPHPPADLATCPSSHQHVPGEAIPASRPRHLPQQPPTRPLGGHTRQQTSPPAPAATNTSPGRPHPPADLATCPSSHQHVPGEAIPASRPRHLPQQPPTRPLGGHTRQQTSPPAPAATNTSPGRPYPPADLATCPSSHQHVPGEATPASRPRHLPQQPPTRPLGGHTRQQTSPPAPAATNTSPGRPHPPADLATCPSSHQHVPWEATPASRPRHLPQQPPTRPPGGHTRQQTSPPAPAATNTSPGRPHPPADLATCPSSHQHVPREATPASRPRLLPQQPPTRPPGGHTRQQTSPPAPAATNTSPGRPYPPADLASCPSSHQHVPREATPASRPRLLPQQPPTRPPGGHTRQQTSPPAPAATNTSLGGHTRQQTSPPAPAATNTSLGGHTRQQTSPPAPAATNTSPGRPHPPADLATCPSSHQHVPGRPHRPADLATCPNSHQHVPGEATPTSRPRHLPQQPPTRPPGGHTRQQTSPPAPAATNSAPRPQQNYSPPIAYPTVNIPDGDPGNETGTSSCNGASSSCNGASSSCNGATSSLNGASSSCNGASSSCNGASSSCNGATSSCNGASSSCNGATSSLNGASSSCNGASSSCNGASSSCNGASSSCNGAFSSCNGATSSLNGASSSCNGASSSCNGASSSCNGASSSCNGASSSCNGATSSLNGATSSCNGASSSCNGATSSLNGASSSCNGATSSCNGASSSCNGATSSCNGATSSCNGATSSCNGASSSCNGATSSCNGASSSCNGATSSCNGASSSCNGATSSCNGASSSCNGASSSCNGASSSCNGASSSCNGASSSCNGATSSCNGASSSCNGASSSCNGATSSCNGATSSCNGATSSLNGATSSCNGASSSCNGATSSLNGATSSCNGASSSCNGATSSCNGATSSCNGASSSCNGASSSCNGASSSCNGATSSCNGATSSLNGATSSCNGASSSCNGASSSCNGASSSCNGASSSCNGASSSCNGATSCCNGATSSCNGATSSLNGATSSCNGASSSCNGASSSCNGATSSCNGASSSCNGASSSCNGATSSLNGATSSCNGATSSLNGATSSCNGASSSCNGATSSLNGASSSCNGASSSCNGATSSLNGATSSCNGASSSCNGASSSCNGASSSCNGASGSCNGASSSCNGASSSCNGASSSCNGASSSCNSASSSCNGASSSCNGASSSCNGASSSCNGASSSCNGASSSCNGASSSCNGASSSCNGASSSCNGASSSGNLGLGSSYFCKYFSHNITHNIHDPATGLSPVTPTPTHPVPATSTTPIAVLPSRAPLL; encoded by the exons ATGCGGTCACGGCCACCTGCCCCAGCAGCCACCAACACGTCCCCTGGGAGgccacacccgccagcagacctcGCCACCTGCCCCAGCAGCCACCAACACGTCCCCGGGGAGGCCATACCCGCCAGCAGACCTCGCCATCTGCCCCAGCAGCCACCAACACGTCCCCTGGGAGgccacacccgccagcagacctcGCCACCTGCCCCAGCAGCCACCAACACGTCCCCTGGGAGgccacacccgccagcagacctcGCCACCTGCCCCAGCAGCCACCAACACGTCCCCGGGGAGGCCATACCCGCCAGCAGACCTCGCCACCTGCCCCAGCAGCCACCAACACGTCCCCTGGGAGgccacacccgccagcagacctcGCCACCTGCCCCAGCAGCCACCAACACGTCCCCGGGGAGGCCATACCCGCCAGCAGACCTCGCCACCTGCCCCAGCAGCCACCAACACGTCCCCGGGGAGgccacacccgccagcagacctcGCCACCTGCCCCAGCAGCCACCAACACGTCCCCTGGGAGgccacacccgccagcagacctcGCCACCTGCCCCAGCAGCCACCAACACGTCCCCTGGGAGgccacacccgccagcagacctcGCCACCTGCCCCAGCAGCCACCAACACGTCCCCTGGGAGgccacacccgccagcagacctcGCCACCTGCCCCAGCAGCCACCAACACGTCCCCCGGGAGgccacacccgccagcagacctcGCCACCTGCCCCAGCAGCCACCAACACGTCCCCCGGGAGgccacacccgccagcagacctcGCCACCTGCCCCAGCAGCCACCAACACGTCCCCCGGGAGgccacacccgccagcagacctcGCCTCCTGCCCCAGCAGCCACCAACACGTCCCCCGGGAGgccacacccgccagcagacctcGCCACCTGCCCCAGCAGCCACCAACACGTCCCCCGGGAGGCCATACCCGCCAGCAGACCTCGCCTCCTGCCCCAGCAGCCACCAACACGTCCCCCGGGAGgccacacccgccagcagacctcGCCTCCTGCCCCAGCAGCCACCAACACGTCCCCCGGGAGgccacacccgccagcagacctcGCCACCTGCCCCAGCAGCCACCAACACGTCCCTGGGAGgccacacccgccagcagacctcGCCACCTGCCCCAGCAGCCACCAACACGTCCCTGGGAGgccacacccgccagcagacgtcGCCTCCTGCCCCAGCAGCCACCAACACGTCCCCTGGGAGgccacacccgccagcagacctcGCCACCTGCCCCAGCAGCCACCAACACGTCCCTGGGAGGCCACACCGGCCAGCAGACCTCGCCACCTGCCCCAACAGCCACCAACACGTCCCCGGGGAGGCCACACCCACCAGTAGACCTCGCCACCTGCCCCAGCAGCCACCAACACGTCCCCCGGGAGgccacacccgccagcagacctcGCCACCTGCCCCAGCAGCCACCAACTCGGCCCCGCGACCACAGCAGA ACTACTCACCTCCCATCGCCTACCCGACCGTCAACATTCCAGACGGTGATCCCGGGAACGAGACAGGAACCTCCTCCTGCAACGGCGCCTCCAGCTCCTGCAACGGCGCCTCCAGCTCCTGCAACGGCGCCACCAGCTCCCTCAATGGCGCCTCCAGCTCCTGCAACGGCGCCTCCAGCTCCTGCAACGGTGCCTCCAGCTCCTGCAACGGCGCCACCAGCTCCTGCAACGGCGCCTCCAGCTCCTGCAACGGCGCCACCAGCTCCCTCAACGGCGCCTCCAGCTCCTGCAACGGCGCCTCCAGCTCCTGCAACGGTGCCTCCAGCTCCTGCAACGGTGCCTCCAGCTCCTGCAACGGCGCCTTCAGCTCCTGCAACGGCGCCACCAGCTCCCTCAACGGCGCCTCCAGCTCCTGCAACGGCGCCTCCAGCTCCTGCAACGGTGCCTCCAGCTCCTGCAACGGTGCCTCCAGCTCCTGCAACGGCGCCTCCAGCTCCTGCAACGGCGCCACCAGCTCCCTCAACGGCGCCACCAGCTCCTGCAACGGCGCCTCCAGCTCCTGCAACGGCGCCACCAGCTCCCTCAACGGCGCCTCCAGCTCCTGCAACGGCGCCACCAGCTCCTGCAACGGTGCCTCCAGCTCCTGCAACGGCGCCACCAGCTCCTGCAACGGCGCCACCAGCTCCTGCAACGGCGCCACCAGCTCCTGCAACGGCGCCTCCAGCTCCTGCAACGGTGCCACCAGCTCCTGCAACGGCGCCTCCAGCTCCTGCAACGGCGCCACCAGCTCCTGCAACGGTGCCTCCAGCTCCTGCAACGGCGCCACCAGCTCCTGCAACGGTGCCTCCAGCTCCTGCAACGGCGCCTCCAGCTCCTGCAACGGTGCCTCCAGCTCCTGCAACGGTGCCTCCAGCTCCTGCAACGGTGCCTCCAGCTCCTGCAACGGCGCCACCAGCTCCTGCAACGGTGCCTCCAGCTCCTGCAACGGCGCCTCCAGCTCCTGCAACGGCGCCACCAGCTCCTGCAACGGCGCCACCAGCTCCTGCAACGGCGCCACCAGCTCCCTCAACGGCGCCACCAGCTCCTGCAACGGTGCCTCCAGCTCCTGCAACGGCGCCACCAGCTCCCTCAACGGCGCCACCAGCTCCTGCAACGGTGCCTCCAGCTCCTGCAACGGCGCCACCAGCTCCTGCAACGGCGCCACCAGCTCCTGCAACGGCGCCTCCAGCTCCTGCAACGGCGCCTCCAGCTCCTGCAACGGTGCCTCCAGCTCCTGCAACGGCGCCACCAGCTCCTGCAACGGTGCCACCAGCTCCCTCAACGGCGCCACCAGCTCCTGCAACGGTGCCTCCAGCTCCTGCAACGGTGCCTCCAGCTCCTGCAACGGTGCCTCCAGCTCCTGCAACGGCGCCTCCAGCTCCTGCAACGGTGCCTCCAGCTCCTGCAACGGCGCCACCAGCTGCTGCAACGGCGCCACCAGCTCCTGCAACGGTGCCACCAGCTCCCTCAACGGCGCCACCAGCTCCTGCAACGGCGCCTCCAGCTCCTGCAACGGTGCCTCCAGCTCCTGCAACGGCGCCACCAGCTCCTGCAACGGTGCCTCCAGCTCCTGCAACGGCGCCTCCAGCTCCTGCAACGGCGCCACCAGCTCCCTCAACGGCGCCACCAGCTCCTGCAACGGTGCCACCAGCTCCCTCAACGGCGCCACCAGCTCCTGCAACGGCGCCTCCAGCTCCTGCAACGGCGCCACCAGCTCCCTCAACGGCGCCTCCAGCTCCTGCAACGGTGCCTCCAGCTCCTGCAACGGTGCCACCAGCTCCCTCAACGGCGCCACCAGCTCCTGCAACGGCGCCTCCAGCTCCTGCAACGGCGCCTCCAGCTCCTGCAACGGCGCCTCCAGCTCCTGCAACGGTGCCTCCGGCTCCTGCAACGGCGCCTCCAGCTCCTGCAACGGTGCCTCCAGCTCCTGCAACGGCGCCTCCAGCTCCTGCAACGGTGCCTCCAGCTCCTGCAACAGTGCCTCCAGCTCCTGCAACGGTGCCTCCAGCTCCTGCAACGGCGCCTCCAGCTCCTGCAACGGTGCCTCCAGCTCCTGCAACGGTGCCTCCAGCTCCTGCAACGGCGCCTCCAGCTCCTGCAACGGTGCCTCCAGCTCCTGCAACGGTGCCTCCAGCTCCTGCAACGGCGCCTCCAGCTCCTGCAACGGCGCCTCCAGCTCCGGTAACCTTGGCCTTGGCTCCAGCTACTTCTGCAAATACTTCTCCCACAACATTACACACAACATACACGATCCTGCAACAGGACTCAGTCCTGTGACGCCGACCCCAACACACCCAGTTCCCGCTACAAGTACCACTCCTATAGCAGTGTTGCCCTCCAGAGCCCCACTCCTATAA